In Sporosarcina psychrophila, a genomic segment contains:
- a CDS encoding response regulator transcription factor, with the protein MSLKVHLVAKDRLEAEGIRWIIETHLSGAVMTTFSTLEAYVHQFENDPPDLLLLDMDAWTHENEGIEELLQKVTICWIGISSERIFQTAYRGLRFHAEDVLFRPFSPTNLIKQVQQVRYQLRNKQRENAIRLSVEKTVAPIDYADLFFLERMHAEPIAMAAFLPKKSGALPLIYDALQRFPFTKTHQFFALTEFILCVHDVKDRDYFQEEYRTFLVQWKEQAGEPLAIICHELSSPQSIKETYVQTKKRTEEIFFEGYDIILSDNEQVHWSPMDPFLTPLEQREWIEMLEKRDAKGIRDWAEKEFLTYKRPYPDPEMVRVRLTSVLAQIRRYMKSYKLQTDDWEAAYYAVFQQILQSPIIYEVVQELLAFTIRLISDETVNLYIREGEQSLVEKTKVLIEANYWDAQWGLTNCAESLRINKSTLSRRFAAESDQSFRIVLHHVRIEEAKRLLQETELSIEEISRLVGYSHQSYFTTKFKQFENSTPFAYRMG; encoded by the coding sequence ATGAGTTTGAAAGTCCATTTGGTAGCAAAGGACAGACTGGAAGCGGAAGGGATTCGATGGATTATTGAAACCCATTTGTCTGGTGCGGTCATGACGACTTTTAGTACGTTGGAAGCGTATGTCCATCAATTTGAAAACGACCCGCCGGATTTGCTGTTATTGGATATGGATGCCTGGACCCATGAAAACGAAGGCATTGAGGAATTGTTGCAAAAAGTTACTATTTGCTGGATCGGAATCTCCTCCGAACGAATTTTTCAAACAGCCTATCGCGGTCTACGCTTTCATGCAGAGGATGTGTTGTTCCGTCCATTTTCTCCAACGAATTTAATTAAACAAGTCCAGCAAGTTCGCTATCAGCTAAGAAATAAGCAGCGTGAGAACGCAATCAGGCTAAGCGTTGAAAAGACTGTTGCACCAATTGACTATGCGGATTTGTTCTTTTTAGAACGGATGCATGCAGAACCGATTGCGATGGCTGCTTTTCTACCAAAAAAATCGGGGGCACTGCCTTTAATCTACGATGCATTGCAACGGTTCCCGTTTACAAAAACGCATCAGTTTTTTGCTTTGACTGAGTTTATCCTTTGTGTCCATGACGTGAAGGATCGAGACTATTTCCAAGAGGAATACCGTACGTTTCTCGTACAATGGAAGGAGCAAGCGGGAGAACCACTGGCCATTATTTGTCATGAGCTCTCATCACCCCAGTCAATTAAAGAAACGTATGTTCAAACGAAAAAACGGACGGAAGAGATATTTTTCGAAGGCTATGACATTATTTTGTCGGATAACGAGCAAGTCCATTGGTCGCCGATGGATCCCTTCCTCACGCCGCTTGAACAGCGGGAGTGGATTGAGATGTTGGAGAAACGGGATGCGAAAGGAATCCGCGACTGGGCTGAAAAAGAATTCCTTACCTATAAAAGACCATATCCCGATCCGGAAATGGTCCGTGTTCGCCTGACAAGTGTTCTTGCGCAAATCCGGCGTTATATGAAATCATATAAACTGCAAACGGATGATTGGGAAGCTGCTTATTATGCAGTTTTCCAACAAATACTCCAAAGTCCGATCATTTATGAAGTGGTGCAGGAATTGCTTGCTTTCACAATCCGTCTCATATCGGATGAAACCGTTAACTTGTATATACGGGAAGGCGAGCAATCCCTCGTTGAGAAGACAAAGGTCTTGATAGAAGCGAATTATTGGGACGCGCAGTGGGGATTGACGAATTGTGCAGAATCATTACGCATTAACAAAAGCACATTGAGTCGACGGTTTGCGGCAGAGTCCGATCAGTCTTTCCGTATTGTGTTGCACCACGTCCGAATAGAAGAAGCGAAACGACTGCTTCAGGAGACGGAGCTTTCTATTGAAGAAATTTCCCGTTTAGTCGGTTATTCACATCAAAGTTACTTTACTACGAAGTTCAAACAATTTGAAAACAGCACGCCTTTTGCGTACCGTATGGGCTGA
- a CDS encoding sigma-70 family RNA polymerase sigma factor, with amino-acid sequence MIDELRKESQFEENVMQTEDESLQIINDIATPVTAEWRDCLVNAMDRLTLAEQQLVQRLFIEGFTLSECAEQYGIKVAGVKKLRERMLVKLRNELTG; translated from the coding sequence ATGATCGATGAATTGAGGAAGGAAAGCCAATTTGAAGAAAATGTAATGCAGACGGAAGATGAGTCCCTTCAAATCATTAATGATATAGCAACCCCGGTTACAGCTGAATGGAGAGATTGTCTCGTAAATGCGATGGATCGGCTGACTCTTGCCGAACAACAACTCGTCCAACGCCTTTTCATAGAAGGGTTCACACTTTCGGAATGTGCTGAGCAATACGGAATTAAAGTTGCGGGAGTGAAGAAACTGCGGGAGCGCATGCTCGTGAAACTGAGAAATGAATTGACTGGGTGA
- a CDS encoding aminopeptidase: MKDFQQTVASLMVNNFSIDKTVNILVLTDVSTEKLGRKFGDALEKDGWQVSSHVMEDRTKSGEEPPEATAQEMLNYDLVFCLTKHSLTHTVARKSANSQGISVITMPGITEDMFLNGAMVADYSVVEKETHEMTSNLTQAKTVTIRTGDRHELVIPVEGRDGVPSTGVFRTKAASGNLPSGEAYIAPIEGVAEGEIEIDGSIAGIGLLQEPVVLTIERGRLVTASGEVGAQLLGLLGEGDGRFLCELGIGTNHAARLTGNILEDEKAYNTIHVAFGSNHTFGGTIKTNVHIDCVTKNPKVEWD, encoded by the coding sequence TTGAAAGATTTTCAACAGACAGTTGCATCATTAATGGTAAATAACTTCTCTATCGATAAAACCGTCAATATTCTCGTTCTTACGGATGTCAGCACCGAAAAATTAGGTAGGAAGTTCGGTGATGCGCTGGAGAAAGACGGGTGGCAAGTGAGTTCGCATGTCATGGAAGACAGAACGAAATCGGGTGAAGAGCCCCCGGAAGCGACGGCACAGGAAATGTTAAATTATGACTTGGTATTTTGTTTGACGAAGCATTCCTTGACACATACCGTCGCACGTAAAAGTGCAAATTCACAAGGAATTAGCGTCATTACAATGCCAGGTATTACGGAAGATATGTTCCTAAATGGTGCGATGGTGGCGGATTACAGCGTTGTGGAAAAAGAAACGCATGAAATGACCTCGAACCTGACGCAGGCGAAAACAGTGACGATTCGCACAGGTGACCGGCATGAACTAGTTATCCCTGTCGAAGGTAGGGACGGTGTTCCGAGCACGGGTGTATTTCGGACAAAGGCAGCATCTGGAAACCTACCGTCAGGAGAAGCGTATATTGCGCCTATCGAAGGAGTAGCTGAAGGGGAAATCGAAATAGACGGCTCGATAGCTGGAATTGGATTGCTGCAAGAACCAGTCGTATTAACGATTGAACGTGGTCGGTTGGTGACTGCGAGCGGGGAAGTCGGTGCACAATTACTGGGGTTGCTAGGAGAAGGAGACGGCCGCTTCCTTTGCGAACTTGGAATTGGCACAAACCATGCTGCCCGCCTGACAGGCAACATACTAGAAGATGAAAAAGCCTACAATACAATTCACGTCGCATTCGGCTCCAATCACACATTTGGAGGGACGATTAAAACGAACGTGCACATTGATTGTGTGACAAAGAACCCAAAGGTGGAGTGGGACTGA
- a CDS encoding AroM family protein — protein MVKKIGLITIGQSPRVDMTPEMAPLLGDDCEFIEAGALDDLSLEEIEAFAPSDGEPTYVSRLRSGSYAKLGKSKLLPLVQEKIAKLEEEVSSTILLCTGSFPTFIHNKPLLFPDKVLNGMVESVLGNGKLGIIVPLMEQKDTLMEKWGDIPLAVESANPYQSDEDLITPSLKLKELGATVIVLDCMGYTERHKIVVKETTGLPVILPRSIVARIAAELS, from the coding sequence ATGGTTAAGAAGATTGGATTAATCACGATTGGTCAATCGCCACGTGTGGATATGACACCAGAGATGGCACCATTACTAGGTGATGATTGTGAATTTATTGAAGCTGGAGCACTAGACGACTTATCTCTTGAGGAAATTGAGGCGTTTGCACCTTCGGATGGAGAACCCACTTATGTATCTAGACTTCGATCAGGGAGTTATGCAAAACTAGGAAAGTCAAAGCTTCTTCCTTTAGTACAAGAAAAAATAGCAAAGCTTGAGGAGGAAGTATCAAGTACAATTCTCCTTTGTACAGGAAGTTTTCCGACATTCATTCACAATAAACCATTGCTATTTCCCGATAAAGTCTTAAATGGGATGGTGGAAAGTGTATTGGGAAATGGGAAATTAGGTATAATTGTTCCGTTAATGGAACAAAAAGATACATTAATGGAAAAGTGGGGGGACATTCCCCTTGCCGTAGAAAGCGCTAATCCTTATCAAAGTGATGAAGATTTGATTACACCCTCGCTTAAACTTAAAGAACTAGGTGCTACGGTCATTGTTCTGGATTGCATGGGGTATACAGAAAGACATAAAATAGTTGTGAAAGAAACAACCGGTCTCCCTGTTATCCTACCTAGGAGTATCGTTGCTCGTATCGCAGCAGAGTTATCATAG
- a CDS encoding DUF1177 domain-containing protein: MSLQHSMNILELLDDPNASGEMVVDLFKHYEHVVATSETVQGEQGSTDFVKIIIKGTNGKSIGGQSKTFGIVGRLGGIGARPSRIGIVSDADGAVSAIAAAAKLADMSKKGDRLVGDVAITTHICPNAPTEPHEPVDFMGSPVDILTMNQYEVLDEVDAILSIDTTRGNQVINHRGIALSPTVKEGYILKFSDDLLRIMSMTTGNLPVTFAITTQDITPYGNDVYHLNSILQPAVATDVPVVGLALTAQSAVPGCGTGASHEVDIAQAVRFAVEVAKEFTAGTISFYDEQEFEHLLNLYGSMKFLQTLGKTHTHG, from the coding sequence ATGTCATTGCAACATAGTATGAATATCCTTGAATTATTAGATGATCCAAATGCAAGTGGTGAAATGGTTGTCGATTTATTTAAGCACTATGAGCACGTAGTAGCAACTTCTGAAACAGTTCAAGGTGAACAGGGCTCGACAGACTTTGTTAAAATTATTATCAAAGGTACTAATGGGAAATCAATAGGCGGACAGTCGAAAACATTTGGTATCGTCGGACGATTGGGTGGAATTGGGGCAAGGCCAAGTCGAATTGGTATTGTATCAGATGCTGATGGGGCAGTTTCAGCAATAGCCGCTGCAGCGAAGTTAGCGGATATGTCCAAAAAAGGGGATCGTTTGGTAGGTGACGTGGCAATTACAACACATATTTGCCCTAATGCTCCAACTGAACCACATGAACCCGTGGACTTTATGGGATCTCCAGTAGACATTCTTACGATGAATCAATATGAGGTTTTAGATGAAGTAGATGCTATTTTATCCATTGATACGACTAGAGGAAATCAAGTGATTAATCATCGTGGAATAGCGTTGTCGCCAACTGTTAAAGAGGGATATATTTTAAAGTTCAGTGACGATTTATTGCGTATTATGTCGATGACAACTGGCAATCTACCCGTAACGTTTGCTATTACTACTCAGGATATTACACCTTATGGAAATGATGTTTACCATTTGAATAGTATTCTTCAGCCAGCAGTTGCAACGGATGTGCCAGTTGTAGGATTAGCACTTACAGCGCAATCAGCCGTTCCGGGCTGCGGGACAGGGGCAAGTCATGAAGTAGATATCGCTCAGGCTGTTCGATTTGCGGTAGAAGTCGCTAAAGAATTTACTGCGGGGACTATATCATTTTATGACGAGCAGGAATTTGAACATTTACTCAATCTATATGGTTCAATGAAGTTTTTACAAACCCTAGGAAAGACTCATACCCATGGTTAA
- a CDS encoding DUF917 family protein — MFIVEKLTKDLIDPLVIGGCILGGGGGGSMKSGREFAELAFELGTPTFIQLDELKDDGGVIITVSGVGAPAAKEQYVRPTDYLKAIELLETTVGVKPSAYIVNENGGAATVNGLLQSAITGIPILDAACNGRAHPTGIMGSMGLTELEDYESIQVGVGGKKGTPARVEMVVKGNIQSCSKMIRQAAVQAGGLVTVARNPVSAAYIKSNGAINAISHAVEVGLANVNGTTPQDKIERVVSVLGGKIINEGKVKSFELETKDGFDVGRFTLKSLSGNYDLTFWNEYMSVDNNKGERVTTFPDMIMTFSASTGLPVTSSELAEGDHIVVITAPYQNLRLGSGMFSAKNYEVIEEVLNIKILPYIESLVGARSL; from the coding sequence TTGTTTATAGTAGAAAAGTTAACCAAAGATCTAATAGACCCTTTAGTAATAGGTGGCTGTATTCTTGGTGGCGGTGGTGGTGGTTCCATGAAAAGTGGGAGGGAATTCGCTGAACTAGCCTTTGAACTTGGAACACCGACGTTTATTCAATTAGATGAATTGAAGGACGACGGTGGCGTTATTATTACTGTATCTGGAGTAGGTGCCCCTGCGGCAAAAGAGCAATACGTGAGGCCTACGGATTATTTAAAAGCCATTGAATTGCTAGAGACCACAGTGGGCGTTAAACCAAGCGCGTATATTGTAAATGAGAATGGGGGAGCGGCGACAGTAAATGGTTTATTACAGTCGGCGATTACTGGCATTCCAATTTTAGATGCCGCTTGTAATGGACGTGCACATCCAACAGGGATAATGGGATCAATGGGTTTAACTGAATTAGAAGATTACGAATCCATTCAAGTTGGTGTTGGTGGAAAGAAAGGGACGCCTGCTAGAGTGGAAATGGTAGTCAAAGGAAATATTCAAAGCTGTTCTAAGATGATTAGGCAGGCGGCTGTTCAAGCTGGCGGATTAGTCACTGTTGCTAGAAATCCCGTTTCAGCAGCGTACATTAAATCTAACGGAGCTATAAATGCTATTTCACATGCAGTTGAGGTCGGACTAGCGAATGTGAATGGAACAACCCCACAAGATAAAATAGAGAGAGTAGTTTCTGTACTAGGTGGAAAAATCATCAATGAAGGAAAAGTAAAATCCTTTGAATTGGAAACGAAAGATGGATTCGATGTAGGGAGATTTACACTTAAATCATTATCCGGTAACTATGATTTAACATTTTGGAACGAATATATGTCAGTCGATAATAATAAGGGAGAACGGGTAACGACATTCCCTGATATGATTATGACATTTTCAGCTAGTACAGGACTACCTGTTACATCATCGGAGTTAGCAGAGGGTGATCATATCGTCGTAATTACGGCACCCTATCAAAATCTACGTTTAGGTAGCGGCATGTTTTCTGCGAAGAACTATGAAGTCATAGAAGAAGTACTCAATATAAAGATCCTTCCTTACATTGAATCATTAGTAGGCGCTAGGAGTCTGTAA
- a CDS encoding ABC transporter ATP-binding protein encodes MDTNILQVEKLKKYFPINKGFFKRKVGDVKAVDDITFNLRTGTTLAVVGESGSGKTTLAKSIMRFYELTEGNVQFDGRDISSIGDKELKKLKQQMQMVHQDPSTSLNPRKKIKDILEAPLLIHNFGDAASRLKKVKELINLVELPEEFLYRYPHSLSGGQKQRIGIARALALNPKFIVLDEPTSALDVSVQAKIITLLKDLQKKFDLTYLFITHDLSLVRNFADHVAVMYLGSIVEYADVETLYTNPQNPYTQSLLSSIPVVSDDEQSMLPVKIPLKGEIPSPANMPLGCKFHTRCPYAEAICMTVPELLVTKSGSFTRCHLVDKINNTKVEV; translated from the coding sequence ATGGACACCAACATACTGCAGGTAGAAAAGTTAAAGAAGTACTTTCCCATTAATAAAGGTTTTTTCAAGAGAAAAGTTGGGGATGTAAAGGCAGTCGATGATATTACTTTTAACTTACGTACTGGTACCACGTTGGCTGTTGTTGGCGAATCGGGTTCAGGAAAAACAACTTTAGCTAAGTCTATTATGCGTTTCTACGAGTTGACAGAAGGGAATGTCCAATTCGATGGCAGGGATATCTCAAGCATTGGTGATAAAGAATTAAAGAAGTTAAAGCAACAAATGCAAATGGTTCATCAAGATCCATCTACTTCTTTAAACCCAAGGAAAAAAATTAAAGATATATTAGAGGCTCCTTTACTTATTCATAATTTTGGGGATGCAGCTTCACGGTTAAAAAAAGTGAAAGAATTAATTAATCTTGTTGAATTGCCAGAGGAGTTTCTCTATCGTTATCCTCATTCCTTAAGTGGTGGTCAAAAGCAGCGGATTGGGATTGCCAGGGCTTTGGCATTGAATCCTAAGTTTATCGTACTGGATGAGCCAACTTCTGCGTTAGATGTTTCTGTGCAGGCAAAAATTATTACATTGTTAAAAGACTTGCAAAAAAAGTTTGATCTTACGTACTTATTTATTACCCATGATTTAAGTTTGGTAAGAAACTTTGCTGATCACGTCGCGGTTATGTATCTAGGAAGTATCGTTGAATATGCTGATGTTGAAACCCTATACACCAATCCACAAAACCCCTATACGCAGTCTTTGTTGTCATCAATACCTGTTGTGAGTGATGACGAACAATCTATGTTGCCGGTGAAAATTCCGTTAAAAGGGGAAATACCAAGTCCTGCTAATATGCCATTAGGCTGTAAGTTTCACACGAGGTGTCCCTATGCAGAGGCGATATGCATGACTGTACCTGAATTACTTGTGACAAAAAGCGGTTCATTTACCCGGTGTCATTTGGTAGATAAAATCAATAATACAAAGGTAGAGGTGTAG
- a CDS encoding ABC transporter ATP-binding protein, producing the protein MSEKSETLLEIKDLKINFKSFEGVAKVINGVSLEVDKGEVISLVGESGCGKSVTVRSVLGLLPTPPAHFENGEILFEGKSLLGLSEKEWQKIRGNGISMIFQDPMTALNPVFTIGQHLIDVYMWQGKSNILFTSIKAKRELRKKGRARAIEVLEKMRIPDPEGILDRYPVELSGGMRQRIVIALALIHTPKLLIADEPGTALDVSVQDQILIELKRLVEMEGISMIFITHNLGVARMISDRVYVMYAGEVIEEAVTQTLFSESYHPYTKGLLSSIPKLNGQMGDGIDGKIPDFINPPPGCRFYDRCSMRMDKCNVVPPTLKKMPDGRSVSCHLFDEGGEIDGHQHTAGRKVKEVLSH; encoded by the coding sequence ATGAGTGAAAAGAGCGAAACGTTACTGGAAATTAAGGACTTGAAAATAAACTTCAAATCCTTTGAAGGGGTCGCAAAGGTCATTAACGGGGTTTCCCTTGAAGTCGATAAAGGGGAAGTTATTTCTTTAGTTGGCGAATCGGGATGCGGAAAGTCTGTAACTGTTCGATCTGTATTAGGTTTATTACCCACACCCCCGGCACATTTCGAAAATGGTGAAATCCTATTTGAAGGTAAAAGTTTATTAGGATTAAGTGAAAAAGAATGGCAGAAAATCAGGGGGAATGGGATCTCAATGATCTTCCAAGATCCTATGACTGCCCTAAACCCGGTATTCACAATCGGACAACATTTAATCGATGTGTATATGTGGCAAGGAAAAAGTAATATATTATTCACGTCCATTAAAGCAAAAAGAGAGCTAAGGAAAAAAGGTAGAGCAAGAGCGATAGAGGTCTTGGAAAAAATGAGAATCCCTGATCCAGAGGGGATTCTCGACCGCTACCCTGTTGAATTAAGTGGCGGAATGCGGCAAAGGATTGTTATTGCATTGGCTTTAATTCATACGCCCAAACTTCTAATTGCTGATGAACCAGGAACAGCGCTTGATGTATCTGTTCAGGATCAGATTCTAATAGAATTGAAAAGATTAGTTGAAATGGAAGGCATTTCAATGATATTCATTACGCATAATTTGGGAGTAGCAAGGATGATCAGTGATCGGGTCTATGTCATGTATGCCGGTGAAGTTATTGAGGAAGCAGTTACACAAACGCTGTTCAGTGAATCCTATCATCCCTATACAAAAGGCTTATTAAGCTCTATTCCTAAGTTGAATGGTCAAATGGGTGATGGAATCGACGGTAAAATACCAGATTTCATCAATCCGCCTCCGGGCTGTCGTTTTTACGATCGCTGTTCGATGCGAATGGATAAATGCAATGTAGTGCCACCAACACTGAAAAAAATGCCTGATGGTCGAAGTGTGTCTTGTCATCTTTTTGATGAAGGGGGTGAAATTGATGGACACCAACATACTGCAGGTAGAAAAGTTAAAGAAGTACTTTCCCATTAA
- a CDS encoding ABC transporter permease: MKSTLNNNPVINDAVSNKNLRSDEGKRAWRRMKRSTLSLVGLAIVVLIILMAIFAPWIAPYPDHASGAIFFDQMNKPPSLDHIFGTDEVGRDIFSRIIFGARISLMLGFTVLTIAIGIGVPLGLIAGFWGGKVNTVIMRVTDIFLAIPSLVLALAVAAIMEATLLNIMIAISFGWWPWFTRLVQGEVLSLKGEQFVLASEGLGASKWRIAFTEILPNCMSTIIVKATLDMGFVILTGASLGFLGLGAQPPTPEWGTMIAEGRVYLPEMWWQATFPGLAILVTVLGFNLLGDGLRDVFDVQVDKEG; encoded by the coding sequence ATGAAGTCGACCTTAAACAATAATCCGGTAATTAATGATGCAGTGTCAAACAAAAATTTGCGTTCAGATGAAGGAAAACGAGCTTGGCGTAGAATGAAGCGCAGTACATTAAGTCTTGTTGGGCTAGCTATTGTTGTACTAATAATACTGATGGCTATCTTTGCGCCGTGGATTGCTCCCTATCCAGATCATGCGTCTGGCGCTATCTTTTTTGATCAAATGAACAAGCCACCGAGTTTGGACCATATATTTGGCACAGATGAAGTGGGACGAGATATTTTTAGCCGAATCATATTTGGCGCTCGAATTTCATTAATGTTAGGCTTTACAGTTCTGACAATTGCAATTGGAATTGGTGTACCCCTTGGCTTAATCGCAGGATTTTGGGGTGGAAAAGTAAATACAGTAATCATGAGGGTAACGGATATTTTCCTAGCTATTCCATCACTTGTTTTAGCATTGGCTGTTGCTGCAATTATGGAAGCAACGTTATTGAATATCATGATCGCGATATCTTTCGGATGGTGGCCATGGTTTACAAGACTGGTTCAAGGGGAGGTACTTAGTTTAAAAGGTGAACAATTTGTTTTAGCTTCTGAAGGTCTAGGTGCCAGTAAGTGGAGAATTGCATTTACAGAAATTCTGCCAAATTGTATGTCAACGATTATTGTTAAAGCGACATTAGATATGGGATTTGTCATTTTGACAGGTGCCAGTTTAGGATTCTTGGGATTAGGCGCACAACCTCCAACTCCAGAATGGGGAACAATGATCGCAGAAGGAAGGGTCTATCTTCCGGAAATGTGGTGGCAAGCAACATTCCCAGGACTAGCGATTTTAGTAACTGTTTTAGGCTTTAATTTACTAGGTGACGGACTAAGAGATGTCTTTGACGTGCAAGTGGATAAAGAGGGGTGA
- a CDS encoding ABC transporter permease, with amino-acid sequence MKEFLVKRILHMIPVLLGLSILIFGLSRIMPGDSIRLKLGPEATPQQIEQMQDSLGLNDPVPIQYINYIKGVFQGDMGQSLQTDRNVAIDIFETFPATFELILIAMGISIVIGVPLGVISAIRKDKWEDHATRVVALSGIALPKFWVAIMLQIVFAYWFSLLPVVGRGDIVPTTITGMRLLDSLLTLNFEAFFDSLKHIILPSISLSIATTAQIMRLTRSNMLAQLNKDYILAARSYGLPKGMIVYKYMLKNAFASTLTIIGLSFGALLGNAFLVEAVFGWPGMAQYGVQGVIYKDYNAIVGVTLVIGVAFAIANLIVDILYGILDPRIKYDS; translated from the coding sequence ATGAAAGAATTTCTTGTGAAAAGAATATTGCATATGATACCGGTTCTCTTAGGGTTATCAATATTGATCTTTGGATTATCCAGAATCATGCCTGGCGATTCTATTCGCTTAAAGTTAGGACCCGAGGCAACACCACAGCAAATAGAGCAAATGCAAGATTCATTGGGATTAAATGATCCTGTACCTATTCAGTATATTAATTATATAAAAGGTGTTTTCCAAGGGGATATGGGACAGTCACTACAAACGGATAGAAATGTGGCTATAGATATTTTTGAAACATTTCCAGCCACCTTTGAATTAATCTTAATTGCGATGGGGATTTCGATAGTGATAGGCGTGCCGTTGGGAGTTATTTCTGCGATACGAAAAGATAAGTGGGAAGACCATGCAACGCGGGTTGTGGCCCTTTCTGGAATTGCATTACCTAAGTTTTGGGTGGCAATTATGTTGCAAATCGTTTTTGCTTACTGGTTCTCGTTGTTGCCAGTCGTAGGCAGAGGGGATATTGTACCGACGACCATAACTGGAATGAGACTGCTGGACAGTTTACTGACATTAAACTTTGAAGCATTCTTTGACAGTTTAAAACACATCATCCTTCCATCTATTTCATTATCGATTGCGACGACGGCTCAAATTATGAGGTTAACGCGTTCAAATATGCTTGCACAATTAAACAAAGATTATATTTTAGCTGCTAGATCGTATGGCTTACCAAAAGGAATGATTGTTTATAAGTACATGCTGAAAAATGCTTTTGCTTCTACATTAACAATTATAGGTCTGTCATTTGGTGCCTTACTAGGCAATGCGTTTTTGGTAGAGGCAGTATTTGGATGGCCGGGCATGGCACAGTATGGTGTACAAGGTGTAATTTATAAAGATTATAATGCAATTGTCGGTGTGACGCTCGTAATCGGTGTAGCATTTGCTATAGCTAATTTAATTGTAGATATCTTATATGGAATATTAGATCCAAGAATTAAATATGATTCGTAG